One genomic window of Providencia hangzhouensis includes the following:
- the purT gene encoding formate-dependent phosphoribosylglycinamide formyltransferase, with protein sequence MNQLGTALCKSATKVMLLGAGELGKEVAIECQRLGIEVIAVDRYDNAPAMHIAHRSYTINMLDGEALKQIVSREKPDIIVPEIEAIATQVLMELEQQGQKVVPSAKAIVLTMDREGIRRLAAEELKLPTSEYQFVDSNPDFIAAAEKIGFPCIVKPVMSSSGKGQSVIRSRAELDQAWDYSQQGGRAGQGRVIVEKMVNFDFEITLLTVSAVDGIHFCAPIGHRQEKGDYRESWQPQYMSEAALKKAQDIAKKIVTSLGGYGIFGVELFVCGDDIIFNEVSPRPHDTGMVTLISQSLSEFALHVRAFLGFPIGVIRQYGPSASAVILPNLQSQNVVFSNIGAALGSDTQLRLFGKPEIAGTRRLGVALAIADSIENALDMAKKTANTVCVSG encoded by the coding sequence ATGAATCAATTAGGTACTGCGCTGTGTAAATCTGCAACAAAAGTCATGCTGTTAGGTGCTGGAGAGTTAGGCAAAGAAGTTGCGATTGAATGTCAACGATTGGGCATCGAAGTTATTGCGGTTGATCGCTATGATAATGCGCCAGCGATGCATATTGCACACCGCAGTTATACGATAAACATGCTTGATGGCGAAGCGCTGAAACAAATAGTCTCACGGGAAAAACCTGATATTATCGTGCCTGAAATTGAAGCAATTGCGACACAGGTATTGATGGAGCTTGAACAGCAAGGACAAAAAGTGGTTCCGTCTGCGAAAGCCATTGTACTTACTATGGATAGAGAAGGGATCCGTCGTTTAGCGGCAGAAGAGTTGAAATTGCCAACATCAGAGTACCAATTTGTAGACAGTAACCCCGATTTTATTGCAGCGGCAGAAAAAATTGGGTTTCCCTGTATTGTTAAGCCTGTGATGAGTTCATCAGGAAAGGGACAAAGTGTGATCCGCTCTCGAGCAGAATTAGATCAGGCTTGGGATTATTCGCAGCAAGGTGGGCGAGCAGGGCAGGGGCGTGTAATTGTTGAAAAAATGGTTAATTTTGATTTTGAAATTACATTGTTAACAGTCAGTGCGGTGGATGGTATTCACTTTTGTGCGCCTATAGGTCACCGACAAGAAAAAGGGGATTACCGTGAGTCTTGGCAGCCGCAGTACATGAGTGAGGCTGCGTTGAAAAAAGCGCAAGACATTGCCAAGAAAATTGTAACCTCTCTAGGAGGTTATGGAATATTTGGTGTTGAATTATTCGTATGTGGTGACGATATCATTTTTAATGAGGTTTCGCCTCGTCCCCATGATACGGGGATGGTGACGCTTATTTCGCAGAGTTTATCTGAATTTGCATTACATGTTCGTGCATTTCTTGGTTTCCCAATTGGCGTGATCCGCCAATATGGGCCGAGTGCTTCAGCGGTTATTTTACCTAATTTACAAAGCCAAAATGTGGTTTTTTCAAATATTGGTGCTGCTTTGGGGTCTGACACCCAATTACGGTTATTTGGTAAACCTGAAATTGCAGGAACTCGTCGGTTAGGTGTGGCTTTGGCGATTGCGGATTCTATTGAAAATGCATTAGATATGGCTAAGAAAACCGCGAATACAGTGTGTGTTTCTGGTTGA
- a CDS encoding carbon starvation CstA family protein produces MNKNGILKHIPWMILGIIGAVCLGVVALRRGEHISALWIVVASVAVYLIAYRYYSLYIAKKVMKLDETRATPAVINNDGLNYVPTNKNVLFGHHFAAIAGAGPLVGPVLAAQVGYLPGTLWLLAGVVLAGAVQDFMVLFISSRRNGASLGEIVKEELGPIPGTLALFGCFLIMIIILAVLALIVVKALAESPWGVFTVVSTVPIALFMGIYMRYIRPGRVGEVSVIGIVLLVASIWFGGVIAHDPYWGPALTFKDTTITYALVGYAFVSALLPVWLILAPRDYLATFLKIGVIVGLAIGIVILNPELKMPAVTQFVDGSGPVWKGTLFPFLFITIACGAVSGFHALISSGTTPKLLANEKDARYIGYGAMLMESFVAIMALVAASIIEPGLYFAMNTPPAALGITMPNLHELGGPDGAAIMAQLKDVSVHAAATVSSWGFVISPEQIMQTAKDIGEPSVLNRAGGAPTLAVGIAYVFHEIMPAANMGFWYHFGILFEALFILTALDAGTRSGRFMLQDLLGNFVPFLKKTDSLVAGIIGTAGCVGLWGYLLYQGVVDPLGGVKSLWPLFGISNQMLAAVALVLSTVVLIKMKRSKYIMVTVLPAVWLLICTTWALGLKLFSDNPQLEGFLYLAKSYKDKIAAGGAELTAQEITNMNHIIINNYTNAGLSILFLVVVYGIIFYGIRVGMKAHKNPERTDKETPYVPVPKEGVKVSSSH; encoded by the coding sequence ATGAACAAAAATGGTATTTTAAAGCACATTCCGTGGATGATCCTCGGGATAATCGGTGCAGTCTGTTTAGGGGTTGTTGCACTCAGACGCGGTGAGCACATTAGTGCGCTGTGGATTGTCGTCGCTTCTGTGGCGGTGTATCTCATCGCATATCGTTATTACAGCTTATATATTGCTAAGAAAGTGATGAAGCTGGACGAAACACGTGCGACCCCAGCCGTCATTAATAATGATGGTTTAAACTATGTTCCGACAAATAAAAATGTTCTATTTGGTCACCACTTTGCCGCTATTGCAGGGGCTGGGCCATTAGTCGGACCCGTTCTTGCGGCGCAAGTAGGCTATTTACCCGGTACCTTATGGTTACTAGCTGGGGTTGTGTTAGCCGGTGCGGTGCAAGATTTCATGGTGTTATTTATTTCATCACGCCGTAATGGTGCATCATTAGGGGAAATTGTTAAAGAGGAGCTTGGCCCGATTCCGGGAACGCTGGCGCTCTTTGGGTGCTTCCTAATCATGATCATTATCCTTGCTGTATTAGCATTGATTGTGGTGAAAGCCTTGGCAGAAAGCCCATGGGGTGTCTTTACCGTTGTTTCAACAGTGCCTATCGCATTGTTTATGGGGATATATATGCGATATATCCGGCCGGGGCGCGTAGGTGAAGTTTCTGTTATCGGTATTGTTCTGTTAGTTGCTTCCATTTGGTTTGGTGGTGTGATTGCTCATGACCCATACTGGGGCCCAGCACTGACATTCAAAGACACGACGATCACTTATGCGTTAGTCGGTTATGCGTTTGTTTCAGCATTATTACCTGTATGGTTAATTTTAGCGCCTCGTGACTATTTAGCGACCTTCCTGAAAATTGGGGTTATTGTTGGTTTAGCGATTGGTATCGTTATTCTAAACCCTGAATTAAAAATGCCAGCTGTCACCCAATTTGTTGATGGCTCCGGTCCTGTTTGGAAAGGTACTCTATTCCCATTCTTATTTATTACCATCGCTTGTGGTGCGGTATCCGGTTTCCATGCGCTTATTTCTTCAGGGACAACACCTAAGTTATTAGCAAACGAAAAAGATGCGCGTTACATCGGTTATGGTGCAATGTTAATGGAGTCATTTGTTGCGATTATGGCACTGGTAGCGGCTTCTATTATCGAACCAGGCTTGTATTTTGCAATGAATACACCACCGGCAGCGTTGGGTATTACTATGCCTAACTTACATGAACTGGGTGGTCCAGATGGCGCAGCTATCATGGCTCAGCTCAAAGATGTGTCTGTTCATGCAGCCGCTACAGTGAGTTCATGGGGCTTTGTGATTTCACCTGAGCAAATCATGCAAACAGCGAAAGATATTGGTGAGCCGTCGGTGTTAAACCGTGCAGGTGGTGCACCGACATTAGCGGTAGGTATTGCGTATGTCTTCCATGAAATCATGCCTGCGGCAAATATGGGCTTCTGGTATCACTTTGGTATTCTGTTTGAAGCGCTGTTTATCTTAACCGCATTGGATGCAGGAACCCGTTCTGGTCGCTTTATGCTGCAAGATTTATTAGGTAACTTTGTTCCGTTCTTGAAGAAAACCGATTCACTGGTTGCGGGTATCATCGGTACAGCGGGATGTGTTGGGTTATGGGGTTACTTATTGTATCAAGGCGTTGTTGACCCACTGGGCGGTGTTAAGAGCTTATGGCCTCTGTTCGGTATCTCGAACCAAATGTTAGCAGCGGTTGCTTTAGTCTTAAGTACAGTTGTATTGATTAAGATGAAACGCAGTAAATACATTATGGTGACTGTCTTACCTGCAGTATGGCTATTAATCTGTACAACTTGGGCATTAGGACTGAAATTATTCAGTGATAACCCACAACTGGAAGGGTTCCTATACTTAGCGAAATCTTATAAAGATAAGATTGCGGCAGGTGGTGCAGAGTTAACTGCACAAGAAATTACTAATATGAATCACATTATTATTAATAACTACACCAACGCTGGGCTGAGTATTCTATTCTTAGTGGTTGTTTACGGTATCATTTTCTACGGTATCCGCGTTGGGATGAAAGCACACAAAAACCCAGAGCGTACAGACAAAGAAACACCTTATGTTCCTGTACCTAAAGAGGGCGTGAAAGTTTCATCTTCACATTAA
- a CDS encoding YbdD/YjiX family protein, giving the protein MFGNLGKTGKYLGQAARMLIGIPDYDTYVQHMSDNHPDKPVMTYKEFFRERQDARYGGSGKGGFRCC; this is encoded by the coding sequence ATGTTTGGAAATCTCGGCAAAACAGGAAAATACCTCGGGCAAGCCGCACGTATGTTAATTGGTATTCCTGATTATGATACTTATGTGCAGCATATGAGTGATAACCATCCAGACAAACCTGTGATGACATATAAAGAATTTTTTCGCGAAAGACAAGATGCACGGTATGGTGGTAGTGGTAAAGGCGGATTTCGCTGCTGTTAA
- the yjiA gene encoding GTPase: MKPISVTILTGFLGAGKTTLLSHILHAEHGHKIAVIENEFGEVPIDNAIIGDRATQITTLSNGCICCSRSNELENALLDLLDGLDSGKLDFDRLLIECTGMADPGPITQTFFSHEVLCERYVLDGIITLVDAVHADKQLNDFAIAQAQIGYADRILLTKTDIEPNNEALIERLQRINARAPIYSVIHGDIDLSMLLDIDGFLLDSQLNVKQPTFRFAPKQQNEVGSIVLEFNYPVELMAVSQVMEELLLGFADNLLRYKGILSIVNEPKRLLFQGVQRLYSADWDRDWEVDEQRRSVLVFIGIDLPEEMIREKFAALEVNSK; this comes from the coding sequence ATGAAACCTATTAGCGTAACAATTTTAACCGGTTTTCTCGGTGCAGGTAAAACGACTCTCCTTAGCCATATTCTTCATGCTGAGCATGGTCATAAAATCGCAGTGATTGAAAATGAGTTCGGTGAAGTCCCCATTGATAACGCAATAATTGGTGATCGTGCGACACAAATTACTACATTAAGTAATGGATGTATTTGTTGTAGCCGTTCGAATGAATTAGAAAATGCCTTATTAGATCTATTAGATGGCCTTGATAGTGGAAAATTAGACTTTGACCGTCTGCTCATTGAATGCACTGGCATGGCAGATCCCGGGCCGATCACTCAAACCTTTTTTTCCCATGAAGTCCTCTGCGAACGTTATGTATTAGATGGGATTATTACCTTAGTGGATGCTGTTCACGCTGATAAACAATTAAATGATTTCGCCATTGCTCAAGCGCAAATTGGCTATGCAGACCGTATTTTATTGACCAAAACCGATATTGAGCCAAATAATGAAGCTTTAATTGAACGTTTACAACGAATTAATGCAAGGGCGCCGATTTACTCAGTCATTCACGGTGATATTGACCTGAGTATGTTATTAGATATCGACGGTTTTTTATTGGATTCACAATTAAATGTTAAACAACCGACATTCCGTTTCGCCCCTAAACAACAAAATGAAGTAGGCTCGATTGTTCTCGAATTTAATTACCCTGTTGAACTGATGGCGGTTTCTCAGGTAATGGAAGAATTATTACTTGGCTTTGCAGATAATTTACTGCGCTATAAAGGGATCCTTTCCATTGTGAATGAGCCAAAACGCTTATTATTCCAAGGTGTTCAGCGTCTTTATAGTGCGGATTGGGATAGAGACTGGGAAGTTGATGAACAACGCCGCAGTGTATTAGTGTTTATTGGTATTGACCTACCAGAAGAGATGATCCGCGAAAAATTCGCAGCCCTAGAAGTTAATTCAAAATAG
- a CDS encoding serine dehydratase subunit alpha family protein: MHAQSQPLLWQYFINAVKQEVKPALGCTEPISLAYAAAKAASFLNGKVTRVCAFVSPNLMKNGMGVTVPGTGMVGLPIAAALGAVGGDAEAGLEVLKSASEDAIALSKTMLAQGAITVDIKHPCDDVIYSEATVYTQTESATVIIAGSHTNIVKIIHNNHTVFDATTAQPHHESPVDCAADIPLPPVTAKSVYQFATEAPLEDIRFILEAAHLNEALSQEGLRNVYGLHIGKTLQTQRDRGLLSKDLMSEIMIRTSAASDARMGGAVLPAMSNSGSGNQGIAATMPVVVTADYLQSSEEQLARALMLSHLMAIYIHNQLPALSALCAATTAAMGAAAGIAWLLESRYEVVAMAISSMIGDVSGMICDGASNSCAMKVSTSASAAYKAVLMALDNSCVRGSDGIVSDDVDQSIANLCSLAAGSMRHTDVQIIEIMAAKARP, from the coding sequence ATGCATGCTCAATCACAACCACTACTTTGGCAATATTTTATCAACGCAGTAAAGCAAGAAGTAAAGCCTGCCTTAGGTTGTACTGAGCCAATTTCATTGGCATATGCTGCCGCCAAAGCGGCTTCATTTCTTAATGGCAAAGTGACCCGAGTCTGTGCTTTCGTTTCCCCTAACCTCATGAAAAATGGTATGGGCGTAACCGTACCCGGAACAGGAATGGTTGGTCTACCCATTGCTGCAGCCCTTGGTGCAGTTGGCGGTGATGCTGAAGCAGGTTTAGAAGTATTAAAATCAGCATCTGAGGATGCCATTGCATTAAGTAAAACCATGTTAGCACAAGGGGCTATTACCGTTGATATTAAGCACCCTTGCGACGATGTTATCTACTCCGAAGCCACGGTATATACCCAAACAGAATCCGCAACCGTCATCATTGCGGGGTCACATACGAATATTGTTAAAATTATTCATAACAATCACACCGTATTTGATGCCACAACGGCTCAACCTCACCATGAATCTCCAGTTGACTGTGCAGCTGACATCCCACTACCGCCAGTCACTGCTAAATCTGTTTATCAATTTGCCACCGAAGCGCCTTTAGAGGATATTCGTTTTATTCTTGAAGCCGCGCATTTAAACGAAGCCTTATCTCAAGAAGGTTTACGCAATGTTTATGGCTTACATATCGGCAAAACATTACAAACCCAGCGAGACCGTGGTTTGCTTTCAAAAGACTTAATGTCAGAAATTATGATCCGTACCTCCGCGGCTTCTGATGCGCGCATGGGAGGGGCTGTATTGCCCGCAATGAGTAATTCAGGGTCAGGTAACCAAGGTATTGCAGCAACCATGCCGGTAGTTGTCACTGCAGATTATTTGCAATCTTCTGAAGAGCAACTGGCTCGAGCCTTAATGTTGTCACACTTAATGGCTATTTATATTCACAACCAGCTTCCTGCGTTATCGGCACTATGTGCTGCGACAACAGCAGCTATGGGGGCTGCTGCAGGCATCGCTTGGTTACTAGAATCCCGCTATGAAGTCGTCGCAATGGCAATTTCCAGTATGATTGGTGATGTTAGTGGTATGATTTGTGATGGTGCATCAAACAGTTGTGCAATGAAGGTGTCAACCAGTGCGAGTGCCGCTTATAAAGCCGTGCTAATGGCATTAGATAATAGCTGTGTCAGAGGGTCGGATGGTATTGTTTCTGATGATGTCGACCAGTCCATTGCCAATTTATGTTCTTTAGCTGCGGGTTCTATGAGACATACTGACGTGCAGATTATTGAAATTATGGCCGCTAAAGCGCGCCCTTAA
- a CDS encoding MATE family efflux transporter, which translates to MHQSDVTERSLFSLSWPIFIDIFLHLATLLINTYMVSHVSTAYLAAMGVGNQVFDLFITIFNFISVGCSVVIAQYLGAGRREKASQAIHISIAFNFILGFSSALVALFFGYSILTIMNMPSHLMADGYTYLRILGICLIPEAISIILAACLRVYGKAQPAMWVTLIANVITVFGNIIVLYGFFGLPQYGLEGVAWSTVVGRIVAVILLFCLLFYGLRIKFVPMMLIHWSRKMLGKILHIGLPSAGENLVWILHFMTASAFIGLMGETPLAAQTLYFQLSLFIMLFGISISIGNEIMVGHLVGAKRFEDAFRRGVKSLKMGFYVTIGVVIAFWLFRDPILNNITDDQGIIKVLLPLFLLSVFLEPGRTINIVMVNALRASGDARFPLCTAIIFMWGVAIPLGYFLGIKMEMGLLGIWLGFFADEWLRGLTNAWRWRSRKWQSKRLDVES; encoded by the coding sequence ATGCATCAATCCGATGTGACTGAGCGGTCACTCTTTTCGCTCAGCTGGCCAATTTTTATCGATATTTTTCTTCATTTGGCCACATTATTAATTAATACCTACATGGTTAGTCACGTGTCTACAGCCTACCTTGCTGCTATGGGGGTGGGAAACCAAGTGTTTGACCTATTTATCACTATTTTTAACTTTATCAGTGTGGGGTGTAGCGTTGTTATAGCCCAATACCTAGGGGCAGGCCGCCGAGAAAAAGCCAGCCAAGCGATTCATATTTCAATCGCGTTTAACTTTATTCTTGGTTTTTCCAGCGCATTAGTTGCGTTATTTTTTGGCTATAGCATTCTAACTATTATGAATATGCCATCGCATTTAATGGCTGATGGTTATACTTATTTACGTATTCTAGGGATTTGTTTAATCCCTGAAGCGATTTCAATTATTTTAGCGGCATGCTTGCGGGTTTATGGTAAAGCGCAACCCGCAATGTGGGTCACATTAATCGCTAATGTGATTACAGTATTTGGTAATATCATTGTGCTTTATGGTTTCTTCGGCTTACCACAATACGGCCTTGAAGGCGTTGCTTGGTCAACAGTCGTTGGGCGTATTGTTGCCGTTATTTTACTTTTCTGCCTACTGTTTTATGGGCTGAGAATTAAATTTGTCCCAATGATGTTAATACACTGGTCACGGAAAATGTTGGGTAAGATTTTACATATTGGATTACCCTCTGCGGGGGAAAATCTTGTGTGGATCCTCCATTTTATGACCGCATCTGCGTTTATCGGTCTCATGGGGGAAACGCCTCTTGCGGCACAAACGCTCTATTTCCAATTGTCATTGTTTATCATGCTGTTCGGGATCTCTATCAGTATTGGTAATGAAATTATGGTTGGCCACCTTGTTGGAGCAAAACGCTTTGAAGATGCCTTTAGGCGCGGTGTAAAAAGCCTTAAAATGGGTTTTTACGTAACAATTGGTGTCGTTATTGCCTTTTGGTTATTCCGTGATCCTATCTTAAATAATATTACTGATGACCAAGGTATTATTAAGGTACTGCTGCCATTATTTTTACTTTCGGTGTTCTTAGAGCCCGGCAGAACAATTAATATCGTGATGGTAAATGCCTTGCGTGCCTCTGGCGATGCTCGCTTTCCTCTGTGTACCGCTATTATTTTTATGTGGGGCGTCGCTATCCCATTAGGCTACTTCTTAGGCATAAAAATGGAGATGGGCCTCTTAGGTATTTGGTTAGGTTTCTTTGCTGATGAATGGTTGCGCGGCTTAACCAATGCATGGCGCTGGCGTTCACGTAAGTGGCAAAGTAAGCGTCTTGATGTAGAAAGCTAA
- a CDS encoding diaminopimelate dehydrogenase: MTKIKAAIVGYGNIGRYALEAVLAAEDFELVGVVRRNTQDIPAELSGYKVVDDIEKLGKVDVALLCSPTRAIGPLAAKVLSLGINTVDSFDVHSDIVALKHSLDDVARQHNSVAVVSAGWDPGSDSIMRTLMLAMAPKGVTYTNFGPGMSMGHSVAAKAINGVKDALSVTIPLGTGVHRRMVYVELDGGAKFDEVAQAIKADSYFSSDETHIRQVDSIDALKDVGHGVHMTHKGVSGATHNQLFEYSMRINNPALTSQFMVSAARATMKQAAGAYTVIEIPPVNFLQGDLDTLIAKLV; encoded by the coding sequence ATGACAAAAATTAAAGCAGCAATAGTGGGCTACGGTAACATTGGTCGCTATGCACTAGAAGCTGTTCTGGCCGCTGAGGATTTTGAGTTAGTCGGGGTAGTTCGTCGCAATACGCAAGATATTCCTGCTGAGCTTTCTGGATATAAAGTGGTTGATGATATTGAAAAACTTGGGAAAGTTGATGTTGCACTCTTGTGTTCACCAACGCGTGCTATCGGCCCATTAGCAGCTAAAGTTTTGAGCCTCGGTATTAATACTGTTGATAGTTTTGACGTGCATTCAGATATTGTGGCGCTAAAACACAGCTTAGATGACGTTGCGAGACAGCATAATAGCGTGGCGGTTGTTTCTGCCGGATGGGATCCTGGCTCGGATTCGATTATGCGTACATTGATGCTAGCAATGGCACCAAAAGGGGTAACTTATACGAATTTTGGTCCAGGGATGAGTATGGGACACAGTGTGGCCGCTAAAGCTATCAATGGCGTAAAAGATGCCCTTTCTGTCACAATTCCATTAGGAACAGGGGTTCATCGTCGTATGGTTTATGTTGAATTAGACGGTGGCGCTAAGTTCGATGAGGTGGCTCAAGCGATTAAAGCAGACAGCTACTTTTCTTCTGATGAAACACATATTCGTCAGGTGGATAGCATTGATGCATTAAAAGATGTTGGGCACGGTGTGCACATGACTCATAAAGGGGTTTCAGGGGCAACACATAACCAGTTGTTCGAATATTCAATGCGCATTAATAACCCTGCACTGACTTCTCAATTTATGGTTTCTGCCGCACGAGCGACGATGAAACAAGCAGCAGGCGCATATACAGTGATTGAAATTCCACCAGTGAATTTCTTACAAGGTGATTTAGATACGCTGATCGCCAAACTGGTTTAA
- a CDS encoding phosphoenolpyruvate hydrolase family protein, translated as MKHNRADLLKKFRDMIARGEPIIGGGAGTGLSAKCEEAGGIDLIVIYNSGRYRMAGRGSLAGLLAYGNANEIVMDMAKEVLPVVKHTPVLAGVNGTDPFCQFDKFLDDIKATGFAGVQNFPTVGLIDGNFRANLEETGMGYGLEVEMIRLAHEKDLLTTPYVFSAEDAIAMTKAGADIIVPHMGLTTGGNIGAETALTLKDCVPLINEWAKAAKSVREDVIVLCHGGPIATPEDAEYILANCPDCHGFYGASSMERLPTEVALTATTQKFKSITR; from the coding sequence ATGAAACATAACCGCGCAGATTTATTAAAAAAATTTAGAGACATGATTGCTCGGGGAGAACCAATCATCGGTGGTGGCGCAGGAACAGGGCTATCTGCTAAATGTGAAGAAGCGGGCGGTATCGATTTAATCGTTATCTATAACTCAGGCCGTTACCGCATGGCAGGTAGAGGTTCACTTGCAGGCTTATTAGCCTATGGCAATGCGAATGAAATCGTTATGGATATGGCAAAAGAGGTTTTACCCGTAGTAAAACATACTCCTGTCCTTGCGGGTGTGAATGGAACAGACCCATTCTGCCAATTCGATAAATTCCTTGATGATATCAAAGCAACAGGTTTTGCAGGAGTACAAAATTTCCCTACCGTCGGCTTAATTGATGGCAATTTCCGCGCCAATTTAGAAGAAACAGGAATGGGCTATGGGTTAGAAGTTGAGATGATCCGTCTCGCTCATGAGAAAGATTTGCTCACTACGCCTTACGTTTTTAGCGCTGAAGATGCCATTGCGATGACTAAAGCTGGTGCCGACATTATTGTGCCACATATGGGGCTAACGACTGGGGGGAATATTGGAGCAGAAACCGCCCTGACGCTCAAAGATTGCGTTCCACTAATCAATGAATGGGCAAAAGCGGCAAAATCAGTACGCGAAGATGTGATTGTTCTGTGCCACGGTGGCCCAATAGCCACCCCTGAAGATGCTGAATATATTTTAGCCAACTGCCCTGATTGCCATGGTTTCTATGGTGCCAGCTCAATGGAACGTTTACCAACAGAAGTGGCATTAACCGCCACCACACAAAAATTTAAATCAATTACACGTTAG
- a CDS encoding Tm-1-like ATP-binding domain-containing protein codes for MKKHPGFIYIVTTLDTKSAELFYVSELIKNAGLAVRTVDLTTQLTQLEKNADISAHTVASFHPLGTEAVFCGDRGKAIEAMAHAFSLYLAAQTDVAAILGLGGSGGTALITPAMQVLPVGIPKLMVSTMASGDISGYIGASDISMMYSVTDVSGLNIISRKVLKNAANQIAGAVWFDDEEQPHDLKPAIALTMFGVTTPCVQQLTTELEAQYDCLVFHATGSGGKAMEKLIDSQLLHSVLDITTTEVCDYLFGGVLACDEDRFGAIERTQTPCVMSCGALDMVNFGRPSTVPEHYQNRLFYHHNAQVTLMRTTKEENQQMGRWIAEKLNRCNGEVRFIIPTAGFSALDVDGAPFWDPIADQAFIDALTANLIITEKRQLILSPYHINSTEFCDQVIQLHQEILNK; via the coding sequence ATGAAAAAACATCCGGGTTTTATTTATATTGTAACGACGCTTGACACTAAAAGTGCTGAACTATTTTATGTTAGTGAATTAATCAAAAACGCCGGATTGGCGGTACGTACTGTTGACCTGACAACACAACTAACGCAATTAGAAAAAAACGCAGATATCAGCGCACACACTGTCGCAAGTTTTCATCCACTTGGTACTGAGGCCGTTTTCTGTGGTGACCGCGGTAAAGCCATTGAAGCTATGGCACACGCTTTCAGCCTTTATCTTGCTGCACAAACAGATGTTGCCGCTATTCTTGGTTTAGGTGGTTCGGGTGGAACCGCACTCATTACACCCGCCATGCAAGTATTGCCCGTAGGTATTCCAAAATTAATGGTTTCCACAATGGCATCAGGGGATATTTCTGGTTATATCGGCGCGAGTGATATTTCGATGATGTACTCCGTCACTGATGTATCAGGTTTGAATATCATTTCCCGCAAAGTATTAAAAAATGCTGCCAATCAAATAGCAGGAGCTGTTTGGTTTGACGACGAAGAACAACCACATGACTTAAAACCAGCAATTGCACTAACCATGTTCGGAGTAACGACCCCATGCGTACAGCAGCTCACAACAGAGTTAGAGGCGCAATATGACTGTCTAGTCTTCCATGCGACAGGCAGTGGTGGCAAAGCCATGGAAAAACTGATTGATAGCCAGTTATTACATTCTGTTTTAGATATTACAACCACCGAAGTATGTGATTATTTATTTGGTGGGGTATTAGCTTGTGATGAAGACCGTTTTGGTGCCATTGAACGCACTCAAACCCCTTGCGTGATGTCTTGTGGAGCTCTCGATATGGTGAATTTCGGCCGCCCTTCGACTGTGCCCGAACACTACCAAAATCGCTTATTTTATCATCACAACGCTCAAGTCACTTTAATGAGAACGACCAAAGAAGAAAATCAGCAAATGGGTCGTTGGATTGCAGAAAAATTAAATCGTTGTAATGGTGAAGTGCGCTTTATCATCCCAACAGCAGGCTTTTCAGCATTAGATGTTGATGGTGCTCCATTTTGGGATCCTATCGCAGATCAAGCCTTCATTGATGCTTTAACAGCAAATTTAATAATAACAGAGAAAAGACAACTTATTTTGAGTCCTTATCATATTAACTCCACAGAGTTTTGTGACCAGGTTATTCAGCTTCACCAGGAAATTTTGAACAAATAA
- a CDS encoding TetR/AcrR family transcriptional regulator — MSKTNSHSEYKGTRKRTYVLLIKTALDLFEKGAMPSVSELALEAGVSRATAYRYFPTQADLITATVNESLGPILTWRPQSEQTEERIDELLTYAFPRMFEHEGVLRAALQVSLQQWAQGRAAPQSIKDKRLERGNRKEILAMVTSPMKSEYPQEIIDKVIRAFSVIYGSEIFLVLKDIWKMDDAQVTQLAQWMSKAVMNQAHADNIKRRK, encoded by the coding sequence ATGTCTAAAACTAATTCACATTCAGAATACAAAGGGACACGAAAACGAACCTATGTATTGTTGATTAAGACGGCTTTAGATTTATTTGAAAAAGGGGCGATGCCTTCTGTTTCTGAGTTGGCACTTGAGGCGGGAGTTTCTCGTGCGACAGCTTATCGTTATTTTCCAACACAAGCCGATTTAATTACCGCAACGGTTAATGAAAGTTTAGGTCCTATTTTAACTTGGCGCCCGCAAAGTGAGCAAACCGAAGAGCGTATTGACGAGCTATTAACCTATGCTTTTCCACGTATGTTTGAACATGAAGGTGTTTTACGAGCCGCGCTGCAAGTATCATTACAGCAGTGGGCACAGGGGCGAGCAGCTCCACAAAGCATTAAAGATAAGCGTCTAGAACGCGGTAATCGTAAAGAAATTCTTGCAATGGTCACATCGCCAATGAAATCAGAATATCCGCAAGAAATTATTGATAAAGTGATTCGTGCTTTTTCTGTTATTTATGGTTCTGAAATATTTTTAGTACTAAAAGATATTTGGAAAATGGATGATGCTCAAGTAACACAATTAGCACAATGGATGTCCAAAGCGGTTATGAACCAAGCTCATGCTGATAACATAAAGAGAAGGAAATAA